Proteins co-encoded in one Armatimonadota bacterium genomic window:
- a CDS encoding SDR family oxidoreductase, translating into MSGRVVIVTGASSGIGEATARAFGRAGDRVVLVARRVERLRQLAAALPDALVVPADLTRPDDVERVARATLERYGRIDVLVNNAGLGRYDWLERLSVAEIEAQLQVNLLAPILLVRAVLPAMLAQRRGVIVNVGSVAGRIATPTMSIYNAAKFGLDGFSEALRREVGPQGVHVCVIAPGPVEGTEFGAHGAVGRGLRAVRGRWRELRWLRTDADRVAAAIVALADRPRPRHVLPGVYRAMIALNVLAPGLVDRVVGRAAQAARGDDGSGPS; encoded by the coding sequence ATGAGCGGGCGGGTGGTGATCGTGACGGGCGCGTCCAGTGGCATCGGGGAGGCCACGGCCCGAGCGTTCGGCCGCGCCGGAGACCGCGTGGTGCTGGTGGCGCGGCGTGTCGAGCGGCTCCGGCAGCTGGCCGCTGCCCTTCCCGACGCGCTGGTGGTTCCTGCAGACCTCACGCGCCCCGACGACGTCGAGCGCGTGGCCCGTGCCACGCTCGAGCGGTACGGTCGCATCGACGTGCTGGTGAACAACGCCGGCCTGGGCCGCTACGACTGGCTGGAGCGCCTGTCCGTCGCCGAGATCGAGGCCCAGCTCCAGGTGAACCTGCTGGCACCGATCCTGCTGGTCCGCGCAGTCCTCCCGGCGATGCTGGCGCAGCGGCGCGGCGTGATCGTCAACGTCGGGTCCGTGGCGGGCCGCATCGCCACGCCCACCATGTCGATCTACAACGCCGCGAAGTTCGGCCTCGACGGGTTCAGCGAGGCGCTGCGGCGCGAGGTGGGGCCGCAGGGTGTGCACGTCTGCGTGATCGCGCCGGGGCCGGTGGAGGGGACGGAGTTCGGGGCGCATGGGGCTGTCGGACGGGGCCTGCGCGCCGTACGGGGACGGTGGCGGGAGCTGCGCTGGCTGCGCACCGACGCCGACCGTGTCGCTGCCGCCATCGTGGCCCTGGCCGACCGGCCGCGGCCGCGGCACGTGCTGCCGGGCGTCTACCGGGCGATGATCGCGCTCAACGTCCTGGCTCCGGGGCTGGTGGATCGCGTCGTGGGCCGGGCCGCACAGGCGGCCAGGGGCGACGATGGGTCCGGGCCCTCATGA
- a CDS encoding aminotransferase class I/II-fold pyridoxal phosphate-dependent enzyme: MSAIERRVREIADRVRAYRDRRLYFYLEPVAAIDGAYVTIRGRRMLLASSYSYLGLLGHPAIQAAAAAALDRYGTGTHGVRLLAGNTDLHDRLEDRLAAFLGAAGAVAYSSGYLANFAAISALVGRGDVVICDKLNHASIVDGCLLSGARFVRVPHRDVAAIDRELGRVAAGAGALVVVDAVFSMDGDVYDLPALVEVCRRHGAWLMVDESHSLGVLGPTGAGIEEHFGLCGVVDVKMSSLSKSVPSAGGVIAGSEDLVLYLKHASRAFVFSAAMPPASAAATIAALDVMQAEPERVARLQANAGRLRARLRAAGLPVRDDPTPIVPVIAGDDERTVRMARFLFDRDIFALPILSPAVPPRTSRLRITVTAAHAEAEVDAIADAVAAAWHAVAPALTTTDP; the protein is encoded by the coding sequence GTGAGCGCCATCGAGCGGCGCGTCCGCGAGATCGCCGACCGGGTCCGGGCCTACCGGGACCGGCGGCTCTACTTCTACCTGGAGCCGGTGGCGGCCATCGACGGCGCCTACGTGACGATCCGCGGGCGACGGATGCTACTGGCGTCGTCCTACTCGTACCTGGGCCTGCTGGGGCACCCCGCGATCCAGGCGGCGGCGGCGGCCGCGCTCGACCGCTACGGCACCGGGACCCACGGCGTGCGCCTGCTGGCGGGGAACACCGACCTCCACGACCGCCTCGAGGACCGGCTCGCCGCCTTCCTCGGCGCGGCGGGCGCCGTAGCCTACTCCAGCGGCTACCTGGCCAACTTCGCGGCGATCTCGGCGCTGGTGGGCCGGGGCGACGTCGTGATCTGTGACAAGCTCAACCACGCCAGCATCGTGGACGGGTGCCTGCTGTCGGGCGCGCGCTTCGTGCGCGTGCCGCACCGTGACGTGGCCGCCATCGACCGGGAGCTGGGCCGGGTGGCCGCGGGGGCCGGCGCCCTCGTGGTGGTGGACGCCGTGTTCAGCATGGACGGCGACGTCTACGATCTGCCGGCGCTCGTCGAGGTCTGCCGCCGGCACGGGGCCTGGCTGATGGTGGACGAGTCGCACTCGCTGGGCGTGCTGGGCCCGACCGGCGCCGGCATCGAGGAGCACTTCGGGCTGTGCGGCGTCGTCGACGTCAAGATGAGCTCGCTGTCCAAGAGCGTGCCCTCCGCCGGCGGCGTCATCGCCGGGTCGGAAGACCTGGTGCTCTACCTCAAGCACGCCTCGCGGGCGTTCGTCTTCTCGGCGGCCATGCCGCCGGCCAGCGCCGCCGCGACGATCGCGGCGCTGGACGTGATGCAGGCGGAACCCGAGCGCGTGGCGCGGCTGCAGGCCAACGCGGGCCGCCTGCGGGCCCGGCTGCGCGCCGCGGGGTTGCCGGTCCGCGACGACCCCACGCCGATCGTCCCCGTGATCGCCGGCGACGACGAGCGGACCGTACGCATGGCCCGCTTCCTCTTCGACCGCGACATCTTCGCGCTGCCGATCCTCTCGCCGGCGGTCCCGCCGCGGACCAGCCGGCTGCGCATCACCGTGACCGCGGCGCACGCCGAGGCCGAGGTGGACGCCATCGCGGACGCGGTGGCCGCCGCCTGGCACGCGGTGGCCCCCGCGTTGACGACGACCGATCCGTAG
- a CDS encoding ABC transporter permease gives MRVRIPPRIAVWQAAVFVGGLLLWEGLVARGWLDPFFFSRPTHVAARIAQWVASGSIYRHAWVTTQETVLAFVIGTVLGVAAGFAFARAPGLSRVFEPYVKVANAMPRIVLAPIFTLWFGLGILSKVAFGVTLVFFIVFFNTYQGVRDVDRNILNNARMLGASERDLVRHVLLPSAMTWILASLHTSVGLALVGAVVGEYLGSARGLGYLIAQAEGLLDTTGVIAGIVVLSGFVLVVDLLVTLVERRLLVWKPGAPGEAR, from the coding sequence ATGCGCGTGCGCATCCCGCCTAGGATCGCAGTCTGGCAGGCCGCCGTGTTCGTCGGCGGCCTCCTGCTGTGGGAGGGGCTGGTCGCGCGCGGCTGGCTCGACCCCTTCTTCTTCAGCCGCCCGACCCACGTGGCCGCCCGCATCGCCCAGTGGGTCGCCAGCGGCAGCATCTACCGCCACGCCTGGGTCACGACCCAGGAGACGGTGCTGGCGTTCGTCATCGGCACGGTGCTGGGGGTCGCCGCCGGCTTCGCGTTCGCCCGCGCGCCGGGGCTGTCGCGGGTGTTCGAACCCTACGTGAAGGTCGCCAACGCCATGCCCCGCATCGTGCTGGCCCCGATCTTCACCCTCTGGTTCGGCCTGGGCATCCTCTCCAAGGTGGCGTTTGGCGTGACGCTGGTGTTCTTCATCGTCTTCTTCAACACGTACCAGGGCGTGCGGGACGTGGACCGCAACATCCTGAACAACGCCCGCATGCTGGGCGCCTCCGAACGCGACCTCGTCCGGCACGTGCTACTGCCCTCGGCCATGACGTGGATCCTGGCGAGCCTGCACACCAGCGTGGGGCTGGCGCTGGTCGGCGCCGTGGTCGGCGAGTACCTGGGCTCGGCGCGGGGCCTGGGCTACCTGATCGCCCAGGCGGAAGGGCTGCTGGACACCACCGGCGTCATCGCCGGCATCGTGGTGCTGTCGGGGTTCGTGCTGGTCGTCGATCTCCTGGTCACGCTGGTGGAGCGGCGGCTCCTGGTCTGGAAACCGGGCGCGCCGGGAGAAGCCCGCTAA
- a CDS encoding VOC family protein: MITGIDHVVILVDDLATAMAAYQRAGFDVVRGGAHPRWGTENALIALADGTYLELLAARDRRQAAGHRLWMRPTGQMRAPGEYGGFMVGTSDLAGDVRRLRARGVAVGDPAPGARVRPDGQQVRWRLAFPERWDMPALIEDATPRDLRVPAPVGVNRHVRLAEVVVAVPDLEDAVHAYTALEGVTVDTVHDGTPSMRRARIRFAHPAACPVVLMQPAPGDDLHHHMERFGPGVGWITLEIEGGMHRLRALADAPQGQAAVRQLEPAWTGGVRIFVAERLGAG, encoded by the coding sequence ATGATCACCGGCATTGATCATGTGGTCATTCTGGTGGATGACCTCGCCACCGCGATGGCCGCCTACCAGCGCGCCGGCTTCGACGTCGTCCGGGGTGGTGCACACCCGCGGTGGGGCACGGAGAATGCGTTGATCGCGCTGGCCGACGGCACCTATCTCGAGTTGCTGGCTGCGCGCGACCGGCGCCAGGCGGCCGGCCACCGGCTCTGGATGCGGCCCACGGGCCAGATGCGCGCGCCGGGGGAGTACGGCGGGTTCATGGTGGGCACCAGCGACCTCGCCGGCGACGTACGCAGGCTGCGTGCCAGGGGGGTCGCCGTGGGGGACCCCGCTCCCGGCGCGCGGGTGCGACCGGACGGCCAGCAGGTCCGCTGGCGGCTGGCGTTCCCAGAACGATGGGACATGCCTGCGCTCATCGAAGACGCGACGCCCCGGGACCTGCGCGTCCCCGCGCCCGTGGGGGTGAACCGGCACGTGCGTCTGGCCGAAGTCGTCGTGGCGGTCCCGGACCTGGAGGACGCAGTCCACGCCTATACGGCCCTGGAGGGCGTCACCGTGGACACGGTGCACGATGGGACCCCTTCGATGCGCCGCGCCAGGATCCGGTTTGCGCACCCAGCGGCCTGCCCGGTGGTGTTGATGCAGCCCGCCCCGGGCGATGACCTCCACCACCACATGGAGCGCTTCGGGCCCGGGGTTGGGTGGATCACCCTGGAGATCGAGGGAGGGATGCATCGCCTCCGGGCGCTGGCCGACGCGCCGCAGGGTCAGGCCGCAGTCCGACAGCTCGAGCCTGCCTGGACCGGCGGCGTCAGGATCTTCGTCGCCGAGCGCCTGGGGGCTGGCTGA
- a CDS encoding dihydroorotase family protein, with the protein MARWDLAIVNGTVVLPYTGTVRCDVAIRDGRIAALVEGLDASQAAEVIDARDRLVLPGAVDSHFHLGIYRSLADDTTSETRSALVGGVTTVLSYFRTGQHYLNKSGPYRQIFPEVLHLTNGRAHTDYGFHIAIMTADQLDEVDWLVREQGVGSFKYYMFYKGLNLTADSTRGSDYTMAETYDLGHLFLLMEQVTAAAQRYGRFGRVSLSLHCEHAELIRVFIERVKQAGREGLAAYHEARPPLTERLSMAEAVLLADVTRCPINLLHLSSRDAVTDGAAAKRAYPHLDIRLETTVHHLALTHATAGGIAGKVNPPIRTEDDRDALWQAVLDGTMDTVVSDHACCFEEQKGEDLWKALPGFGGTALLYPYLLSEGVHRRGLSVVRVAELVSANPARAFGLFPRKGTLAPGSDADLTVVDPAREQVVAPDVLLSAQDFTPFAGLRLRGWPTHTILGGRLVYAHGTVCAPPSGRYLRRPVGLHEPAPVSSR; encoded by the coding sequence ATGGCGCGGTGGGACCTGGCGATCGTGAACGGGACCGTGGTGCTCCCCTACACGGGGACCGTCCGCTGCGACGTGGCGATCCGCGACGGGCGCATCGCGGCCCTGGTCGAGGGACTGGATGCGTCGCAGGCGGCCGAGGTGATCGATGCCCGGGACCGGCTGGTGCTGCCCGGCGCCGTGGACTCACACTTCCACCTCGGCATCTACCGGTCGCTGGCGGACGACACGACGTCGGAGACCCGCTCGGCGCTGGTCGGAGGCGTGACCACGGTGCTCAGCTACTTCCGGACTGGCCAGCACTACCTGAACAAGAGCGGGCCCTACCGCCAGATCTTCCCCGAGGTGCTGCACCTGACCAACGGCCGCGCGCACACCGACTACGGCTTCCACATCGCCATCATGACGGCCGACCAGCTGGACGAGGTGGACTGGCTGGTCCGCGAGCAGGGTGTCGGGTCGTTCAAGTACTACATGTTCTACAAGGGCCTGAACCTCACCGCCGACTCCACGCGGGGCAGCGACTACACCATGGCCGAGACCTACGACCTCGGCCACCTCTTCCTGCTCATGGAGCAGGTGACCGCCGCCGCCCAGCGCTACGGGCGGTTCGGCCGCGTCTCGCTCAGCCTGCACTGCGAGCACGCCGAGCTGATCCGCGTGTTCATCGAGCGGGTGAAGCAGGCGGGGCGCGAAGGGCTCGCGGCCTACCACGAGGCCCGGCCCCCGCTCACCGAGCGGCTCTCCATGGCGGAAGCGGTGCTGCTGGCGGACGTGACCCGGTGCCCGATCAACCTGCTGCACCTCTCCAGCCGCGATGCCGTGACCGACGGCGCCGCAGCGAAGCGCGCCTACCCGCACCTGGACATTCGCCTGGAGACGACGGTGCACCACCTGGCGCTCACCCACGCGACCGCCGGCGGGATCGCGGGCAAAGTGAACCCGCCGATCCGCACCGAGGACGACCGGGACGCGCTGTGGCAGGCGGTGCTGGACGGCACGATGGACACCGTCGTCAGCGACCACGCCTGCTGCTTCGAGGAGCAGAAGGGTGAGGACCTGTGGAAGGCGCTCCCGGGCTTCGGCGGGACGGCGTTGCTCTACCCCTACCTGCTCTCGGAGGGCGTGCACCGCCGCGGGCTGTCGGTGGTCCGCGTGGCCGAGCTGGTGAGCGCCAACCCGGCGCGGGCGTTCGGACTGTTCCCGCGCAAGGGGACGCTGGCGCCGGGCAGCGACGCCGACCTCACCGTGGTCGACCCGGCGCGCGAGCAGGTGGTGGCGCCAGACGTGCTGCTCTCGGCGCAGGACTTCACCCCGTTTGCGGGCCTGCGGCTGCGCGGCTGGCCGACGCACACGATCCTGGGCGGGCGGCTCGTCTACGCCCACGGCACCGTGTGCGCGCCACCGAGCGGGCGGTACCTGCGGCGTCCGGTGGGGCTGCACGAGCCGGCGCCGGTCTCGAGCCGCTGA
- a CDS encoding ABC transporter substrate-binding protein, translating into MASRGAVVLVIGLVLAALTAPAVGQPARPEKPRFVLAIGGKEALVYLPVTVAERLGYFKEAGLDPDMQNFAGGGQALRALIGGSADAVSGFYDHTIQMQAQGRKIKAVVMQQRYPGLVLAVARHAADAGVRDLTALRGKKIGVTAPGSSTHFFVNYLMAKVGVGLDEFSIIGVGPGATAVAAVRARQIDAISNVDPTITTLSASGDLPVILADTRTTTGTLRVFGGPYPAACIYVREEFLQQYPNTVQAIATAMIRALRWIKAHRVEEVVALMPPEYYQGNKELYTQAVRAMLESYSLDGRISPAGAANVAGVLATFDAAVRRATISVAETYDMRFVEAYWKAPK; encoded by the coding sequence ATGGCCAGTAGGGGCGCTGTAGTGCTCGTCATCGGGCTGGTCCTGGCCGCGCTGACGGCGCCCGCAGTCGGCCAGCCGGCCAGGCCCGAGAAGCCGCGGTTCGTGCTGGCGATCGGCGGCAAGGAAGCGCTGGTCTACCTGCCCGTGACCGTGGCCGAACGCCTCGGCTACTTCAAGGAGGCGGGCCTGGATCCCGACATGCAGAACTTCGCCGGCGGCGGTCAGGCGCTGCGGGCCCTCATCGGCGGCAGCGCCGACGCGGTCAGCGGGTTCTACGACCACACGATCCAGATGCAGGCCCAGGGCCGCAAGATCAAAGCCGTGGTCATGCAGCAGCGCTACCCCGGGCTGGTGCTGGCCGTCGCCAGGCACGCGGCCGACGCTGGCGTCCGCGACCTGACGGCGCTGCGGGGCAAGAAGATCGGCGTCACCGCCCCGGGGTCGTCGACCCACTTCTTCGTGAACTACCTGATGGCCAAGGTGGGCGTGGGCCTGGACGAGTTCAGCATCATCGGCGTGGGGCCCGGCGCCACGGCCGTGGCCGCGGTGCGCGCGCGGCAGATCGACGCCATCAGCAACGTCGACCCGACGATCACCACGCTGTCGGCCAGCGGCGACCTGCCCGTGATCCTGGCCGACACCCGCACCACCACCGGCACGCTGCGGGTCTTCGGCGGCCCGTATCCGGCGGCGTGCATCTACGTGCGCGAGGAGTTCCTCCAGCAGTACCCCAACACGGTACAGGCCATCGCCACCGCCATGATCCGCGCCCTGCGGTGGATCAAAGCCCACCGGGTCGAGGAGGTCGTGGCCCTCATGCCGCCGGAGTACTACCAGGGGAACAAGGAGCTCTACACGCAGGCGGTGCGCGCGATGCTCGAGTCGTACTCGCTGGACGGGCGCATCTCGCCCGCCGGCGCGGCCAACGTCGCGGGCGTGCTGGCCACGTTCGACGCGGCGGTGCGGCGCGCCACGATCAGCGTGGCCGAGACCTACGACATGCGCTTCGTGGAAGCCTACTGGAAGGCACCGAAGTAG
- a CDS encoding OsmC family protein — protein MAGALEARGIPSYPDRLWAEAEGTVAAPEGVMKVTHIKVTYHLTIPAGKRPEAERALAVFETRCPVAQTLKGCVTLEHHAVIDEEPA, from the coding sequence CTGGCCGGCGCGCTGGAGGCGCGCGGGATCCCCAGCTACCCCGACCGCCTGTGGGCCGAGGCCGAGGGCACCGTGGCGGCGCCCGAGGGCGTCATGAAGGTCACGCACATCAAGGTGACCTACCACCTGACGATCCCTGCGGGCAAGCGGCCGGAGGCCGAGCGCGCGCTGGCGGTCTTCGAGACGCGCTGCCCGGTGGCCCAGACGTTGAAGGGCTGCGTGACGCTCGAGCACCATGCCGTCATCGACGAGGAGCCGGCGTAG
- a CDS encoding extracellular solute-binding protein, which translates to MRWGIVAACALVLAGAFPGAAGPVVLRVLDEGPAGNPWYQAAVAYARARAGEVQVEWVPASRAATRARLAAAVAGGALDADLVRVTGAWVAEFPTLFASVADRWPPAARARMLPAARAPVTAGGQPYGLPRRFTLWVLLWNVRLFAEAGLDPLQPPRTVAELGAACRRLTRDRDGDGYIDQWGYVESLAPGAPLFTAFERWLYRAGGAIVDARGEPAFNDARGVRALEAMAALLSEHRCLDPGALALSPTGARQLFLAGRAAMMAATTSVWVDAVGARRGGALGGQVGIAVLPGFGPGTPRTATVYEADGYALTTRAVWRGVDDAAWDLLDHLASDPVQVVALKTRGYLPTAARLYDDRELRADAVVGPLLATAGEALRHPVRRFVGARRESVEAAVSAALVEGLRGRRSLRGALDDAAAAFRALRP; encoded by the coding sequence GTGCGGTGGGGGATCGTCGCGGCCTGCGCGCTGGTGCTGGCGGGTGCCTTTCCCGGCGCGGCAGGGCCCGTCGTGCTCCGCGTGCTCGATGAGGGGCCGGCAGGGAACCCGTGGTACCAGGCAGCGGTGGCGTATGCCCGCGCGCGCGCCGGAGAGGTGCAGGTGGAGTGGGTGCCCGCGTCGCGCGCCGCCACCCGCGCGCGCCTGGCGGCCGCCGTGGCAGGCGGCGCGCTGGACGCCGATCTGGTACGGGTGACCGGTGCGTGGGTGGCGGAGTTTCCGACGCTGTTCGCCTCCGTCGCCGACCGGTGGCCGCCTGCGGCGCGCGCGCGCATGCTGCCGGCAGCGCGCGCGCCGGTGACGGCCGGCGGTCAGCCGTACGGGCTCCCGCGCCGCTTCACCCTCTGGGTGCTGCTGTGGAACGTGCGTCTCTTTGCCGAGGCGGGCCTGGACCCGCTGCAGCCACCGCGCACCGTGGCCGAGTTGGGGGCAGCGTGTCGGCGCCTGACCCGCGACCGCGACGGCGACGGGTACATCGACCAGTGGGGGTACGTCGAGAGCCTGGCGCCCGGCGCGCCGCTGTTCACCGCGTTCGAGCGGTGGCTCTACCGTGCTGGCGGTGCGATCGTGGACGCCCGGGGCGAGCCCGCCTTCAACGACGCGCGCGGGGTACGGGCGCTGGAGGCGATGGCCGCCCTGCTCTCCGAGCACCGCTGCCTGGACCCGGGCGCACTGGCCCTGTCGCCGACCGGGGCCCGGCAGCTGTTCCTGGCCGGCCGCGCGGCCATGATGGCGGCGACGACGTCGGTGTGGGTGGACGCCGTGGGAGCGCGCCGCGGCGGCGCGCTGGGCGGCCAGGTGGGGATCGCCGTGCTCCCGGGCTTTGGCCCCGGCACGCCGCGCACGGCCACGGTCTACGAGGCCGACGGCTACGCCCTCACCACACGCGCGGTGTGGCGGGGCGTGGACGACGCGGCCTGGGATCTGCTGGACCATCTCGCATCGGACCCGGTGCAGGTCGTCGCGCTGAAGACCCGCGGATACCTGCCCACCGCCGCGCGCCTGTACGACGACCGCGAGCTGCGGGCGGACGCGGTGGTCGGGCCACTGCTCGCCACGGCGGGCGAAGCGCTGCGCCACCCGGTGCGTCGGTTTGTGGGGGCCCGGCGCGAATCCGTGGAGGCGGCCGTGAGCGCGGCGCTCGTGGAGGGGCTGCGCGGTCGCCGCAGCCTGCGCGGCGCGCTCGACGACGCCGCGGCGGCCTTCCGCGCCCTGCGGCCCTGA
- a CDS encoding ABC transporter ATP-binding protein, with product MSAAAAIAFRAVSKRFTTPDGHSYQAIEDVSVAIPRGEFVSIVGPTGCGKSTLLNLAAGLLAPDRGAVEVFGAPLAGLNRYATYLFQHDVLLPWKTAEENVMLGLLFRRMPAAQARAQARQWLARVGLAGFERHYPHQLSGGMRKRVALAQHLIVDPAILLMDEPFAALDVQTRQLMENDLLRIWAEFRKTVLFVTHDLEEAIALADRVVVLSAGPAARVIGDYAVALPRPRDVAEVRLDRAFGDLYRAIWEHLSGEVRKAYARAHPA from the coding sequence ATGAGCGCAGCGGCCGCCATCGCCTTCCGCGCGGTCAGCAAGCGCTTCACCACGCCGGACGGCCACAGCTACCAGGCCATCGAGGACGTCAGCGTGGCGATCCCCCGTGGCGAGTTCGTCTCGATCGTGGGCCCCACGGGCTGCGGGAAGAGCACGCTCCTCAACCTGGCCGCAGGGTTGCTGGCCCCCGACCGCGGCGCGGTGGAGGTGTTCGGCGCACCGCTGGCCGGCCTGAACCGCTACGCCACCTACCTGTTCCAGCACGACGTGCTGCTGCCGTGGAAGACCGCCGAGGAGAACGTGATGCTGGGCCTGCTGTTCCGCCGGATGCCGGCGGCCCAGGCGCGGGCGCAGGCGCGGCAGTGGCTGGCGCGCGTCGGTCTGGCGGGGTTCGAGCGCCACTACCCCCACCAGCTCTCGGGCGGCATGCGCAAGCGCGTGGCGCTGGCCCAGCACCTCATCGTGGACCCCGCGATCCTCCTGATGGACGAGCCGTTCGCGGCGCTGGACGTCCAGACCCGGCAGCTGATGGAGAACGACCTGCTACGCATCTGGGCGGAGTTCCGCAAGACCGTGCTCTTCGTCACCCATGACCTGGAGGAGGCGATCGCGCTGGCCGACCGGGTGGTGGTGCTCTCGGCGGGCCCGGCAGCCCGCGTGATCGGCGACTACGCCGTGGCGCTGCCGCGCCCGCGGGACGTGGCCGAGGTCCGGCTGGACCGGGCGTTCGGGGACCTCTACCGCGCCATCTGGGAGCATCTCTCCGGCGAGGTCCGCAAGGCCTATGCGCGTGCGCATCCCGCCTAG
- a CDS encoding ATP-dependent Clp protease proteolytic subunit, which translates to MSDLLNLIWILVLLQIFIPLLQQRMQAARRLMAIRAIETRRRSRVITMIHRQETMSLLGLPIARYIDIEDSEQVLRAIRLTPPEMPIDLIIHTPGGLVLAAEQIAWALKRHKGTVTVFIPHYAMSGGTLVALAADQIVMDPDAVLGPVDPQLGGPQTGYVPAASVLKALETPNPNRDDQTLILGDIARKALQQVHQTVYQLLLEHHAPAQADEIARALSDGRWTHDYPINFDEARQLGLRVSDEMPREIYELMELYPQTRQRRPGVEFIPAPYRPPAPSPGKGD; encoded by the coding sequence ATGAGTGACCTGCTGAACCTGATCTGGATCCTGGTCCTGCTGCAGATCTTCATCCCACTCCTCCAGCAGCGGATGCAGGCCGCCCGACGCCTGATGGCGATCCGGGCCATCGAGACCCGGCGGCGGTCGCGGGTCATCACCATGATCCACCGGCAGGAGACCATGAGCCTGCTGGGGCTGCCGATCGCGCGCTACATCGACATCGAGGACTCCGAGCAGGTGCTGCGCGCCATCCGGCTGACTCCGCCCGAGATGCCCATCGACCTGATCATCCACACCCCCGGTGGGCTGGTGCTGGCCGCGGAGCAGATCGCGTGGGCGCTGAAGCGGCACAAGGGGACCGTGACGGTCTTCATCCCGCACTACGCCATGTCGGGCGGCACCCTGGTGGCGCTGGCCGCGGACCAGATCGTCATGGACCCCGATGCCGTGCTGGGGCCGGTCGACCCGCAGCTGGGCGGGCCGCAGACGGGATACGTGCCCGCGGCCTCGGTGCTCAAGGCCCTGGAGACGCCCAACCCCAACCGCGACGACCAGACCCTGATCCTGGGCGACATCGCCCGCAAGGCGCTTCAGCAGGTGCACCAGACGGTCTACCAGCTCCTGCTGGAGCACCACGCGCCGGCGCAGGCCGACGAGATCGCCCGGGCGCTCAGCGACGGGCGGTGGACCCACGACTACCCCATCAACTTCGACGAGGCCCGGCAGCTCGGGCTGCGGGTGAGCGACGAGATGCCGCGGGAGATCTACGAGCTGATGGAACTCTACCCGCAGACCCGGCAGCGCCGGCCCGGGGTGGAGTTCATCCCGGCGCCCTACCGGCCGCCGGCGCCAAGCCCGGGCAAGGGCGACTGA